In Pollutimonas sp. M17, a single genomic region encodes these proteins:
- a CDS encoding MetQ/NlpA family ABC transporter substrate-binding protein — protein sequence MFVKKIVPALAFSVAALLAATSAQAEKLSVAATPVPHAELLELVKPVLAKEGVELDIKVFTDYVQPNQQVADGQIDVNFFQHQPYLDSFNKEHKTKLVTVGLVHVEPFGAYSSKIKDIKDLKEGALVALPNDPSNGARALLLLQKQGLIKLKDPSNILATSRDIVENPKKLKFRELEAATLPRILPDVDLALINTNYALEAGLNPVKDALFIEGADSPYTNIVVTTEAKKDDPAVKKLVKALNSPETKQFITDKYKGAIVPAF from the coding sequence ATGTTTGTGAAGAAAATTGTGCCGGCTCTGGCCTTCAGCGTCGCCGCCTTGCTGGCCGCGACGTCCGCCCAGGCGGAAAAGCTCAGCGTGGCCGCCACCCCCGTGCCGCATGCCGAGCTGCTTGAACTGGTCAAGCCCGTGCTGGCCAAGGAAGGCGTGGAACTGGACATCAAGGTGTTCACCGACTACGTGCAGCCCAATCAGCAAGTGGCCGACGGCCAGATCGACGTCAACTTCTTCCAGCACCAGCCTTACCTGGACTCCTTCAACAAAGAGCACAAGACCAAGCTGGTCACGGTGGGCCTGGTCCATGTCGAGCCGTTCGGCGCGTACTCCAGCAAGATCAAGGACATCAAGGACTTGAAAGAGGGCGCCCTGGTCGCCTTGCCCAACGATCCTTCCAACGGCGCCCGTGCCTTGCTGCTGCTGCAAAAACAGGGCCTGATCAAGCTGAAGGATCCCAGCAATATCCTGGCCACCTCGCGCGATATCGTCGAGAACCCCAAGAAATTGAAGTTCCGCGAACTCGAAGCGGCCACTCTGCCACGCATCCTGCCCGACGTCGACCTGGCCCTGATCAACACGAACTACGCGCTGGAAGCGGGCCTGAACCCGGTCAAGGACGCCTTGTTCATCGAGGGCGCCGATTCGCCTTATACCAATATCGTGGTCACCACCGAAGCCAAAAAAGATGACCCCGCGGTCAAGAAGCTGGTGAAGGCGCTGAACAGCCCCGAAACCAAGCAATTCATCACCGACAAATACAAAGGCGCCATCGTTCCGGCGTTCTGA
- the glnH gene encoding glutamine ABC transporter substrate-binding protein GlnH, which translates to MFKNKFKAVLAGLALAMALPAGNAAAQNKELLVATDTAFVPFEFKQDGKYTGFDIELWDAIAKQAGLKYSLRPMDFNGIIPGLQTRNIDVALAGITIRDDRKKVIDFSDPYYESGLAILVGKDNNTIKTAKDLEGKMVAVKIGTATVDYLKANVPNAKLKLFPNIDNAFLELATGRVDAVVHDTPNLQYFAKTGGQGRVKVVGSLKSGDFYGIAFPKGSDLVPTVNKALKALQDNGQYDALYTKWFGQKVQ; encoded by the coding sequence ATGTTCAAGAATAAATTCAAAGCTGTTCTGGCCGGATTGGCACTCGCCATGGCACTGCCCGCGGGCAACGCGGCCGCCCAGAACAAGGAATTGCTGGTTGCAACCGACACGGCCTTCGTTCCGTTCGAATTCAAGCAGGACGGAAAATACACGGGCTTCGACATCGAATTATGGGACGCCATCGCCAAGCAGGCCGGCCTGAAATACAGCCTGCGCCCCATGGACTTCAACGGCATCATCCCGGGCCTGCAGACGCGCAACATCGATGTCGCCCTGGCAGGCATCACCATCCGCGACGATCGCAAGAAGGTCATCGATTTTTCCGACCCTTACTATGAAAGCGGCCTGGCCATTCTTGTGGGCAAAGACAACAACACCATCAAGACGGCCAAGGACCTGGAAGGCAAGATGGTCGCGGTCAAGATCGGCACCGCCACGGTGGACTACCTGAAGGCCAATGTGCCCAATGCAAAGCTGAAGCTGTTCCCCAATATCGACAATGCCTTCCTGGAGCTGGCCACGGGCCGCGTCGATGCCGTCGTGCACGACACGCCCAACCTGCAGTATTTTGCCAAGACCGGCGGCCAGGGCCGCGTGAAAGTAGTGGGTTCGCTCAAGAGCGGCGATTTCTACGGCATCGCCTTCCCCAAGGGCAGCGACCTGGTGCCCACCGTCAACAAGGCCCTGAAAGCCTTGCAGGACAATGGCCAGTACGATGCCCTGTACACCAAGTGGTTCGGTCAAAAGGTTCAGTAA